The genome window CGAGGCGGCGGGTCGCATAGGCTTTGACGAAACGCCTCTGTTCTCGCTCATTCCTCAGGTGAGTCAAGCAGTGCGGATTCCCGTTATCGCGGCAGGCGGTATTGTTGACGGCAAGGGCATGGCCGCCGCTTTCGCGCTCGGCGCGGAAGCGGTCCAGCTTGGCACCCGCTTTGTGGCGACCGTGGAGTGTATCGCCCACCCCCGGTATAAACAAGCGATCATAGCCGCAGAAGACCACGATACGGTTGTGACGTGCCGTAGTCTCATACCGAGAAGAAGTTTGAAAACGACTTTTACGCAGAGACTCGTAGAGCTTGATCGGGCAAGTGCCACTGCTCAGGAGATCAGTTCTGTTCTTGGCTACCGCACCACACGGATCGCGCAGATAGAGGGCGATCTGAACCAGGGTGAAGCATTTGCAGGATCGTCAGTCGGCCTGATAAAAGAGATACTTCCCGTGTCCCAGGTTGTTGGGAGCATACTTGATGGGTACGAAAAGACCATCAACGAGATCCGATGATAGCATATACCGGAAAGCGGCGTCAAAGGAATCCCTCTTGCTAACGGATCTAAGAGTTCTTGACTGCGCCGATGAAAAAGGTGCATTCTGCTCCAGGCTCCTTGCGGACCTCGGCGCTTCAGTCATTAAAATCGAAGCGCCTCAAGGAGACGGGTCCAGGAGAATAGGGCCTTTTTCAGGCCAGACGATTAAGCCCGAAAATAGCCTCTTTTTCGCCTATCACAACGCGAATAAACTTGGTATTACCCTCGACCTCAACGAGGAAGCCGGCAGAGAGATTTTTCGCGATCTAATCAAGAGAACTCATGTGCTTGTGGAGAGCTTTGAGCCGGGTTATCTCAAGACTGCGGGGCTTGGCTTTGAAACGCTCAGTCGGTTGAACCCGGGACTCGTTCATGCGGCCATTACCGGTTTCGGTCAGTCTGTTCCCGGAAGTCGCTGGCGCACCCCTGACATTGTGGCTTCAGCTTTTGGAGGTCAGATGTACGTCATGGGCGATCCGCATGATCCTCCGAGGG of Syntrophorhabdaceae bacterium contains these proteins:
- a CDS encoding nitronate monooxygenase translates to MKQTRICRLLGIDHPLFQGGMLWLATAELAAAVCNTGGLGIVSPYAAMARDGDPVENLTAQIARTRALTNKRFGVNIPLDLRDSGLLIDCLIKEKVDLAVTAAGSPALYTEVLRSSGVTVLHIVSSAKQALFAEKSGVDGVIAAGCEAAGRIGFDETPLFSLIPQVSQAVRIPVIAAGGIVDGKGMAAAFALGAEAVQLGTRFVATVECIAHPRYKQAIIAAEDHDTVVTCRSLIPRRSLKTTFTQRLVELDRASATAQEISSVLGYRTTRIAQIEGDLNQGEAFAGSSVGLIKEILPVSQVVGSILDGYEKTINEIR